A region of Sulfurimonas sp. DNA encodes the following proteins:
- a CDS encoding DUF6858 family protein has protein sequence MKKTILMEKYPVFSLEIQKSETSYKNVNEIIEFLKTLIDGHKVAVFISVFDQYTHTKSIGGEINEKLLDAKNLIFCFGKAIPNSKILATRPRSFGVCETKGTFLIDFLEPPREEMTQIMEKWAKSVVNI, from the coding sequence GTGAAGAAAACGATTTTAATGGAAAAGTATCCAGTTTTTAGTCTGGAAATTCAAAAAAGTGAAACAAGTTATAAAAATGTTAATGAAATAATAGAGTTTTTAAAAACTCTTATTGATGGACATAAAGTAGCAGTTTTTATATCTGTTTTTGACCAATACACACATACCAAAAGCATTGGTGGTGAAATCAATGAAAAACTCTTAGATGCGAAAAACTTAATCTTCTGTTTTGGAAAAGCTATACCAAATAGTAAAATCTTAGCAACAAGACCAAGAAGTTTTGGAGTTTGTGAAACTAAAGGTACTTTTTTAATAGATTTTTTAGAGCCTCCTAGAGAAGAAATGACGCAAATTATGGAGAAATGGGCAAAATCAGTAGTAAATATTTAA
- a CDS encoding transporter, translating into MNTFKATITKIQNVECLNIVNFDFAQQNLSMMSLDLSKNLQVGSEVELTAKSTHIAIAKSFEGTLSYSNQLSAKIISINEAQLLTSIQLSCSDIICESVITTSSSQRMNLQVNDNVTLLIQASELSIKRVL; encoded by the coding sequence ATGAATACCTTTAAAGCAACAATCACAAAAATTCAAAATGTTGAGTGTTTAAATATTGTAAATTTTGACTTTGCCCAGCAGAACCTTAGTATGATGAGTCTAGATTTAAGTAAAAACTTACAAGTTGGGAGTGAAGTTGAACTAACTGCAAAATCAACTCATATCGCAATAGCCAAGAGTTTTGAAGGCACTCTTAGCTACTCAAATCAACTAAGCGCTAAAATCATCTCTATAAACGAAGCACAACTCTTAACTAGCATACAACTTTCCTGCTCAGACATAATATGTGAAAGTGTTATAACAACTAGCTCATCACAAAGAATGAACTTACAAGTGAACGATAATGTCACTCTTCTTATACAAGCTAGTGAATTATCTATTAAAAGAGTTTTATAG
- a CDS encoding GMC family oxidoreductase — protein MKYDICIVGSGAGAAPIAYELSNAGYKVVVLEKGKYYREKDFSKDELAISRRDKFTPLLKDEQHVINVRNEGGSIDRFEGAEYNWSFWNGSMVGGSSNLMSGYFHKMKPNDFKLRSVYGEIKGANVVDWPISYEELEPYYEKVKEVIGVSGDVMSMDALEVNGATKWFDKSCKELGYKSFATPRAILSSATLGRNSCAYSNFCGSYPCATGAKGSARAALLQKCNAEIISEAFVYKIDSDKSKVTQVHYYDKDKKSHSIKAKIFVLAAQAIESSRLLLNSKNKYFPNGLANNSKEVGKNLIFSGGGSGTGRIKKENLSEDEFKELMQAGLFFNRSLQDWYEYDKGGVKYKGGTIDFLFEHQNIISRASREFYDDEGNIMWGDKLQRRIQKTLTTSRVLTFEVFNDWLPTDFTYVSIDEKVKDKYGIAVGAINLYGHKRDVEVGKHLASRAEKVLKSMGASDIQVSISDSPPPNLVAGGCRFGVDAKNSVLDKNCKAHDLENLYVTDASFMPTGGSVPYTWTIYANSFRVAEHLKKIMKS, from the coding sequence ATGAAGTATGATATTTGTATAGTTGGAAGTGGAGCAGGTGCCGCACCAATTGCTTATGAGCTTTCAAATGCTGGGTATAAAGTCGTAGTTTTAGAAAAGGGAAAATATTACAGAGAAAAAGATTTTTCAAAAGATGAACTTGCAATCTCACGAAGAGATAAGTTTACACCTCTTTTAAAAGATGAGCAACATGTCATAAATGTTAGAAATGAAGGTGGGAGCATAGATAGATTTGAAGGAGCTGAGTATAACTGGAGCTTTTGGAATGGTTCTATGGTTGGAGGTTCATCAAATCTAATGAGCGGATATTTTCATAAAATGAAACCAAATGATTTTAAATTAAGAAGTGTTTATGGAGAGATAAAAGGTGCTAATGTAGTTGATTGGCCGATTTCTTATGAAGAATTGGAACCGTATTATGAAAAAGTAAAAGAGGTTATTGGTGTTTCTGGAGATGTTATGAGTATGGATGCTTTAGAAGTAAATGGTGCAACAAAGTGGTTTGATAAATCATGTAAAGAGTTAGGATATAAAAGTTTTGCAACACCAAGAGCGATACTCTCAAGTGCTACATTAGGAAGGAACTCTTGTGCTTATTCTAACTTTTGTGGAAGTTATCCTTGTGCAACTGGGGCAAAAGGGAGTGCTAGAGCAGCGCTACTTCAAAAATGTAATGCAGAAATAATTAGTGAAGCATTTGTATATAAAATAGATAGTGACAAATCAAAGGTCACACAAGTACATTACTATGATAAAGATAAAAAAAGCCACTCCATAAAAGCAAAAATTTTTGTCTTAGCAGCTCAAGCAATAGAGAGTTCAAGACTACTCCTAAACTCAAAAAATAAATATTTTCCAAATGGTTTAGCAAATAACTCTAAAGAAGTTGGAAAAAATCTAATTTTCTCTGGTGGTGGAAGTGGAACAGGTCGTATAAAAAAAGAAAATTTAAGTGAAGATGAGTTTAAAGAACTTATGCAAGCTGGATTGTTTTTTAATCGCTCACTTCAAGACTGGTATGAGTATGATAAAGGTGGAGTAAAATACAAAGGCGGAACAATAGATTTTCTTTTTGAACATCAAAATATAATCTCTCGTGCGAGTAGAGAGTTCTATGATGATGAGGGCAATATAATGTGGGGAGATAAACTTCAAAGAAGGATACAAAAAACTCTAACAACATCAAGAGTATTGACCTTTGAAGTTTTTAATGATTGGCTTCCAACTGACTTTACTTATGTTAGTATTGATGAAAAGGTAAAAGATAAGTACGGCATAGCAGTTGGTGCAATAAATTTGTATGGACACAAAAGAGATGTTGAGGTTGGAAAGCACCTAGCATCTAGAGCAGAGAAAGTTTTAAAAAGTATGGGAGCAAGTGATATACAAGTGTCTATTTCTGACTCTCCTCCCCCAAATCTTGTAGCAGGGGGTTGTCGCTTTGGAGTAGATGCAAAGAATTCAGTTTTAGATAAGAACTGTAAAGCACATGACTTGGAAAATCTTTATGTAACAGATGCCAGCTTTATGCCAACAGGTGGTAGTGTTCCATATACTTGGACAATCTATGCAAATTCATTTAGAGTGGCAGAGCATCTGAAAAAAATTATGAAGAGTTAA
- the modA gene encoding molybdate ABC transporter substrate-binding protein, with protein sequence MQKLFFILLLSFFSLHASSIKVAVAANVSYAIQDLTKEFNKKFPNIKVKIILGSSGKLTAQIKHGAPYQVFISADMKYPDALFKQKIAITKPKVYALGSLALFSHKKMDLSAGIYALKRANISKIALANPKTAPYGIAAKEALTNAKIYKELKSKFVYGESISQTVSYAVSATDAGIIAKSSLYSKNMKHYKRKENWVEINSKLYTPIKQGIVLLQENPDARNFYNFLLSNDAKNIFQQYGYKTP encoded by the coding sequence ATGCAAAAACTATTTTTCATTCTTTTACTAAGCTTCTTTTCTTTACATGCAAGTAGTATAAAAGTGGCTGTTGCGGCAAATGTCAGCTATGCCATACAAGATTTAACGAAAGAATTTAACAAAAAATTTCCAAATATAAAAGTCAAAATAATTCTTGGAAGCAGTGGTAAACTAACTGCACAAATAAAACATGGCGCTCCTTATCAAGTCTTTATATCAGCAGATATGAAGTATCCAGATGCTTTATTTAAACAAAAGATTGCCATCACAAAACCTAAGGTTTATGCTCTTGGCTCATTAGCACTTTTTTCACATAAAAAAATGGACTTAAGTGCTGGCATCTATGCATTAAAAAGAGCAAATATATCTAAAATAGCTCTAGCAAATCCAAAAACTGCTCCTTATGGCATAGCGGCCAAAGAGGCTTTAACAAATGCTAAAATATACAAAGAGTTAAAGAGTAAGTTTGTATATGGTGAGTCAATTTCTCAAACAGTTTCTTACGCTGTAAGTGCAACAGATGCTGGAATAATTGCTAAGTCATCACTTTATTCAAAAAATATGAAACATTATAAAAGAAAAGAAAATTGGGTAGAGATAAACTCAAAGTTATATACTCCCATAAAACAAGGCATAGTTTTACTACAAGAGAATCCAGATGCACGAAATTTTTATAACTTTTTACTCTCTAATGACGCAAAAAATATATTTCAACAATATGGATATAAAACGCCATGA
- a CDS encoding peptidylprolyl isomerase translates to MAYATARHILVDSEEVCNTLKTEIDNGASFEDVAKANSQCPSGSAGGDLGKFGPGQMVPEFDKVVFSGDVGVLYGPVETQFGYHLLEVTSRG, encoded by the coding sequence ATGGCTTATGCAACAGCAAGACATATATTAGTAGATAGTGAAGAGGTGTGTAATACGCTTAAAACAGAGATAGATAATGGAGCTTCTTTTGAAGATGTTGCAAAAGCAAATTCTCAATGCCCATCTGGTTCTGCTGGTGGAGACTTAGGTAAATTTGGTCCTGGACAAATGGTACCCGAGTTTGACAAAGTAGTGTTTAGTGGTGATGTTGGTGTTCTTTATGGACCAGTTGAAACTCAGTTTGGTTATCATTTACTAGAAGTTACAAGTAGAGGATAA